A stretch of the Cheilinus undulatus linkage group 11, ASM1832078v1, whole genome shotgun sequence genome encodes the following:
- the LOC121516957 gene encoding kinesin heavy chain-like, producing MQNMEQKKRQLEESQDALTQALSKLQPHEKRHETSGEEEEKEDIGRHDGDIKKTLEEQLENHREAHHKQLSPLRDQIQDKQRILDQLTEQVLCH from the exons atgcagaacatggagcagaagaagagacagctggaggagagccaggacgCTCTGACCCAGGCGCTCTCTAAGCTGCAGCCTCACG agaaaagacacgagacgtcaggagaggaggaggagaaggaggacatcGGCAGACACGATGGGGACATAAAG aaaactctggaggagcagctggagaaccacagagaggctcaccacaaacagctgagcccACTGAGAGACCAGATCCAAGACAAGCAGAGGATTCTGGACCAGCTCACAGA acagGTACTCTGCCATTAA
- the LOC121518174 gene encoding tyrosine-protein phosphatase non-receptor type 7-like isoform X4 produces MSMSAVRSTSSPVEDPATPPMTTPPLKASVRLQERRGSNLSLLLDVSTLGVEPVCSVSTPKEVWLQLLHTSSRPLAHATLQQAAMDTHTLNAEYQKIPPNFVSAAELDVPGHMIKDRYKTILPNPESRVILRSPEEEAGPDRYINANYIRGYKGASRAYIATQGPMLHTVGDFWDMVWQERSSIIVMVTRLKENNEVRRSASLFSLVWVTVVLKALFLLTIQKCELYWPQVKERRRLKEENEDDEEKEHREKEEEEEEEEMGRFGRFLLRVTDSREKDGFTVTDMEIQLCAERRHVRHYWFTSWPDHHIPQCTTLLLRLVEEVETYRKSLLSIPCSQPITDDFPGPGPIIVHCSAGIGRTGCFIVSSIGCQQLRDTGQVDILETVCQLRLDRGGMIQTTEQYQFLYSTLAQYSSQLQHKQEQNQNQHVTKPQQNPEEPVSLQLQNLQLDDTQRGKN; encoded by the exons GCGGGGCTCTAACCTGTCTCTGCTATTGGATGTCAGCACCCTAGGGGTGGAGCCTGTTTGTTCTGTCTCCACCCCTAAAGAGGTGTGGCTTCAGCTGCTCCACACCTCCTCCCGACCGCTCGCACACGCCACCCTGCAGCAGGCCGCCATGGACACACACACGCTGAACGCCGAGTACCAG AAAATCCCTCCAAACTTTGTGAGTGCCGCCGAGCTCGACGTTCCTGGTCACATGATCAAAGACCGATATAAAACCATCCTGCCCA ACCCTGAGAGCCGGGTGATCCTGAGGAGCCCAGAGGAGGAGGCGGGGCCGGACCGCTACATCAACGCCAACTACATCAGG GGATATAAAGGAGCCTCCAGGGCCTACATCGCCACCCAGGGGCCGATGCTGCACACTGTCGGGGACTTCTGGGACATGGTGTGGCAGGAGAGGAGCAGCATCATCGTCATGGTTACCAGACTCAAAGAGAACAACGAGGTGAGGAGGTCCGCTTCTCTGTTCTCTCTCGTCTGGGTCACAGTTGTCCTCAAAGCTTTGTTTCTTCTCACGATTCAGAAATGCGAGCTATACTGGCCGCAggtgaaggagaggaggaggctgaAGGAGGAgaatgaagatgatgaagagaaggagcacagagaaaaagaggaggaggaggaggaggaggagatgggtCGATTTGGGAGATTCCTCCTCAGAGTGACAGACAGCCGAGAGAAAGACGGGTTCACTGTCACTGACATGGAGATCCAG CTGTGTGCAGAGCGTCGGCATGTCAGACACTACTGGTTCACCTCTTGGCCTGACCACCACATCCCACAATGCACCACTCTCTTGCTGAGgctggtggaggaggtggagacaTACAGAAAATCCCTCCTTTCTATCCCTTgctctcagccaatcacagatgACTTCCCTGGCCCTGGACCAATCATCGTCCACTGCAG TGCAGGTATCGGGAGGACGGGCTGTTTTATCGTCAGCAGCATCGGCTGTCAGCAGCTCAGAGACACGGGTCAGGTTGACATCCTGGAGACTGTGTGTCAGCTCCGACTCGACAG GGGTGGTATGATCCAGACCACAGAGCAGTACCAGTTCCTGTACTCCACACTGGCCCAGTACAGCTCGCAGCTCCAGCACAAACAG GAGCAGAACCAGAACCAGCATGTCACAAAGCCCCAGCAGAATCCAGAGGAACCGGTCAGCCTACAGCTGCAGAACCTCCAGCTGGACGACACGCAGAGAGGAAAGAACTGA